A single genomic interval of Phaeodactylum tricornutum CCAP 1055/1 chromosome 5, whole genome shotgun sequence harbors:
- a CDS encoding predicted protein, giving the protein MTLCARTLGDPAQILWRRSCHDQYGWQQNLGSFDLSANWLLVGVTFGNDMFVAVGDYAAMYSSNGKVWTLRTPGVPANFWNALTSGNGIFVAVPFVKTEQSTKNITEQLVHPSLMLLEAPLVFDFNVNITGSATIVENVAKLIDANVIVYTGSTLLPVEIPKAPSRPHPVHAYPGRGCPSAFGRNAGRVWRSVPQNRTAPTPSLRSAQSDPFGMDTSILVPQYKIGSPTNTNTTHSPSARTRALEDCRTENVYNIDGTANNTPSFKDAETNASSDGDDFHKELMLLCTRDGTPELARNTVYTLAQLLRKESGDTKGFEPLLKVLTSCQTWTEKDNKAIVFASECVLIGVRQDGGNECFESANEDGETQTPSPSSRKNCLSSTRKRPVHQTPELGGSHVNTVHLDSMGQRTFGSCGTDLSSVKLIFSYMSYHDVKCVTFNRIHYRWALTSE; this is encoded by the exons ATGACGCTTTGTGCTCGTACACTTGGTGATCCGGCGCAAATTCT ATGGCGGCGGTCTTGTCATGACCAGTACGGATGGCAGCAAAATTTGGGCTCTTTTGACCTCAGTGCCAATTGGCTCTTGGTGGGGgtcacttttggaaatgataTGTTTGTGGCAGTGGGTGACTATGCTGCCATGTATAGTTCAAATGGCAAAGTCTGGACTCTCCGAACCCCTGGTGTGCCCGCCAACTTTTGGAATGCCCTCACCAGCGGCAATGGAATATTTGTTGCTGTACCCTTTGTTAAGACAGAACAA TCAACTAAAAATATTACGGAGCAGCTTGTACATCCTAGTCTCATGCTCTTGGAAGCTCCGTTAGTATTTGACTTCAACGTCAACATAACGGGATCTGCAACTATCGTTGAGAATGTTGCAAAGCTTATTGATGCCAATGTAATTGTCTATACCGGATCCACGTTGCTTCCGGTAGAAATCCCAAAAG CACCAAGCCGTCCCCACCCTGTACACGCTTATCCAGGACGTGGATGTCCTAGTGCATTTGGACGCAATGCAGGCCGTGTGTGGCGGAGCGTACCACAAAACCGCACGGCCCCTACGCCATCGTTGCGTTCCGCGCAAAGCGATCCATTTGGCATGGACACTTCCATATTGGTGCCTCAATATAAGATAGGTTCACCTACCAATACCAATACCACCCACTCTCCGAGCGCCCGCACTCGTGCTCTCGAAGACTGCCGTACCGAAAACGTTTACAACATCGACGGAA CTGCCAACAACACGCCAAGTTTCAAGGATGCCGAGACGAATGCGAGCTCGGATGGCGATGACTTTCACAAGGAATTGATGCTCTTGTGTACTCGCGACGGAACTCCGGAGCTAGCTAGAAATACAGTCTACACTCTGGCGCAACTGCTTCGCAAAGAATCAGGCGATACCAAGGGTTTTGAACCGCTGCTCAAGGTACTCACGTCATGTCAAACTT GGACGGAAAAAGACAACAAGGCAATTGTCTTTGCGTCGGAATGTGTCTTGATCGGAGTACGACAAGATGGCGGCAACGAGTGCTTTGAGAGTGCCAATGAAGATGGAGAGACACAAACTCCTTCACCATCGTCCCGTAAAAATTGTCTTTCTTCGACGCGAAAAAGACCAGTCCACCAAACTCCAGAGTTAGGTGGAAGTCACGTCAACACTGTCCATCTTGACAGTATGGGTCAACGCACGTTCGGCTCGTGCGGTACCGATCTTTCTTCGGTGAAGTTGATATTCTCGTACATGTCGTACCATGACGTAAAGTGTGTGACGTTTAATAGGATTCATTACCGTTGGGCACTGACCTCTGAATAG
- a CDS encoding predicted protein: PKKPRASYLFFQCTMRSYFAKRNPHASQGELMTVLGNTWQAMSDEERAPFLELANEEAKRYDKEKSL; this comes from the coding sequence CCTAAGAAGCCACGCGCATCCTACCTTTTCTTTCAGTGTACTATGCGCTCCTATTTTGCGAAACGAAATCCACATGCTTCGCAAGGAGAGCTCATGACTGTTTTAGGAAATACTTGGCAAGCTATGTCTGACGAAGAGCGCGCCCCCTTTCTCGAGCTTGCCAACGAGGAAGCGAAACGGTAcgacaaagaaaaatctttg
- a CDS encoding predicted protein, producing the protein RQVLERLANDSFADIFLEPVDRNDFPDYMEIIDTPMDLGTVRSKLLSRKYQSPEQFARDMRKIWNNCKIYNQHGSAIWYVGDYMSKQF; encoded by the coding sequence CGTCAAGTTCTGGAACGCTTAGCGAATGATTCGTTTGCAGATATATTTTTGGAACCCGTTGACCGAAACGATTTTCCGGATTACATGGAAATCATAGACACTCCGATGGATCTTGGTACTGTGCGGAGCAAGCTTCTGTCTCGCAAATATCAATCTCCGGAACAATTTGCACGGGATATGCGAAAGATCTGGAACAACTGCAAAATTTACAATCAGCATGGGTCCGCGATTTGGTATGTCGGAGACTACATGTCGAAGCAATTT
- a CDS encoding predicted protein, producing MLSAVAENAARKRAELGDVPKKTMNQTMYLVKWAGLGYEHCSWETKKDVNDDKLIAEFHKLNNTFPDEPDMPMEAKEAWLEFRDKLYDPNEPHSYKNGNRLRDYQVEGVNWLASTWYKKQGCILADEMGLGKTVQIVCYIEHIFRVEKVHRPFLVVVPLSTVEHWRREFEGWTDMICCIYHDRQRVWRDVLREYEWYYEDRPHTAEFLKFDVLVTTYDTLIGDFDVISQIPFRVAVVDEAHRLRNQKGRLLECMREISAKGTMQYGFQSRVLMSGTPLQNDLTELWTLLNFIEPFKFPDLDNFQLNFGNMANREQVESLQQMISPYMLRRVKEDVAKDIPAKEETVIDVELTSIQKQYYRAIFEHNHAFLNIGATRNTAPKLMNIQMELRKVCNHPFLLEGVEHRETDRQFKEFSEKGLFENKAPEEQQRLLNEHGYIMTSGKMVLLDKLLPKLKQEGHKILIFSQMVKMLDLISEYCDLRDFRYERLDGRVRGTERQKSIDRFENDPESFIFLLSTRAGGVGINLTAAGM from the exons ATGCTGTCGGCTGTTGCTGAAAACGCTGCGCGAAAACGTGCAGAACTTGGAGATGTCCCGAAGAAGACCATGAATCAGACTATGTATCTTGTCAAGTGGGCAGGTCTGGGGTACGAGCATTGCAGTtgggaaacgaaaaaagacgTCAATGATGACAAACTTATCGCTGAGTTTCACAAGCTCAACAATACGTTTCCTGATGAGCCAGATATGCCGATGGAA GCTAAAGAGGCATGGCTTGAGTTTCGCGACAAGCTCTACGACCCCAACGAGCCCCACAGCTACAAGAATGGCAATCGCCTTCGAGATTATCAAGTAGAGGGAGTCAACTGGCTAGCGAGTACTTGGTACAAGAAGCAAGGATGTATTTTGGCTGACGAGATGGGTCTCGGAAAG ACTGTACAAATTGTCTGTTATATCGAGCACATTTTCCGTGTTGAAAAGGTTCATCGACCATTTCTCGTCGTGGTTCCGTTGTCAACAGTGGAACACTGGCGGAGAGAGTTCGAGGGCTGGACTGACATGATATGCTGCATCTATCATGACAGGCAAAGGGTATGGCGAGATGTTTTACGAGAATACGAATGGTATTACGAAGATCGCCCACACACGGCCGAGTTCCTTAAGTTCGACGTTCTTGTGACCACATATGACACCCTGATTGGAGACTTTGACGTCATCAGCCAGATCCCGTTTCGAGTCGCTGTTGTCGACGAGGCGCATCGGCTTCGCAACCAAAAGGGTAGACTGTTGGAATGCATGCGGGAAATTAGCGCGAAGGGTACCATGCAGTATGGTTTCCAAAGCCGCGTCCTTATGTCTGGAACTCCTCTCCAGAATGACTTGACG GAGCTTTGGACTTTGTTGAACTTCATTGAGCCGTTTAAATTTCCCGACCTTGATAATTTCCAGTTGAACTTCGGGAATATGGCCAATAGAGAACAGGTCGAAAGTCTGCAGCAGATGATTTCTCCGTATATGCTACGACGAGTGAAGGAAGACGTGGCCAAAGATATTCCAGCGAAGGAAGAAACTGTAATTGACGTCGAGCTCACTAGTATTCAGAAGCAGTACTATCGAGCTATTTTTGAACACAATCATGCCTTTTTGAATATTGGGGCAACACGAAACACAGCACCAAAATTGATGAATATCCAAATGGAACTTAGAAAGGTTTGCAATCATCCctttcttttggaaggggTTGAGCACAGAGAAACAGACAGACAGTTTAAGGAATTTTCGGAAAAGGGTCTCTTCGAAAACAAGGCACCGGAAGAGCAACAGCGTCTTCTGAACGAGCATGGCTACATCATGACAAGTGGAAAAATGGTTTTATTGGACAAGCTACTCCCGAAGCTGAAGCAAGAAGGTCACAAAATTCTTATATTTAGTCAAATGGTAAAAATGCTTGACCTGATCTCAGAGTACTGCGACCTGCGAGACTTCAGATATGAGAGACTGGATGGACGTGTAAGAGGAACGGAGCGACAAAAATCAATCGATAGATTTGAGAACGATCCAGAGAGTTTCATATTCTTGCTTTCGACTCGAGCGGGTGGTGTCGGAATAAATCTTACGGCGGCTGGTATGTAG
- a CDS encoding predicted protein, which translates to DWNPQNDVQAQARCHRIGQTKDVRIYRLVTSRSFEQEMFDRASRKLGLEQA; encoded by the coding sequence GACTGGAACCCCCAGAATGATGTCCAAGCACAAGCACGATGTCATAGGATTGGGCAAACGAAAGACGTTCGTATCTATCGCCTAGTAACTAGCAGAAGTTTTGAGCAAGAGATGTTCGATCGCGCCAGCAGAAAGCTTGGGTTGGAACAAGCT
- a CDS encoding predicted protein gives LVNKVLSTILDEVIEYDEANGGVFSVPVPKEDFPEYYEQIEKPMDYGTMRKKLQNGEYRSAQSMQKDFILILQNCRKFNSN, from the coding sequence CTTGTAAATAAGGTTCTGTCTACCATTCTCGACGAAGTTATTGAGTACGACGAAGCTAACGGAGGCGTATTCTCAGTTCCCGTTCCAAAGGAAGATTTTCCCGAATACTATGAGCAAATTGAGAAGCCCATGGATTATGGTACAATGCGGAAGAAACTGCAGAATGGCGAGTACCGGTCTGCTCAGTCGATGCAGAAGGATTTTATTTTGATTCTACAAAACTGCCGCAAGTTTAACTCAAAC
- a CDS encoding predicted protein translates to MLVGDPVRCHSCSSSTFSGGTLSNSVRRFTFPYQSTTCQSRNDPDDVNSTAGVLPFPKERAFRSSWPTKLKTLPPKVKKRKTFAKRNISRTFRNRPRLFVQAEGLAAAADDASDDARIDEYAFVSPTYTAETEWENELESDLESAPSSARSSLCNLESVMSASSARTFFASNVTTPLGGLRESTIVEEPEHPEGPSDEESLVYTLPTKPPEEAGPLMPVKWRSKRTVSLRSIGVRPPVAYNTNNASQTLVRPTPSGTTVKPTVKTRFVAATDEASAVDPLTISDFSRLQLQVKLDRKQQKHASRLEKLEDRLQDKQGYKSLWNDYEKIQDDLSSVGTEASLGASSVHSFDLKKTDSWYFDFQDVEFAFESQEPDEGVSQASRSLLSEASMEAQVALFRRKRKERKNKKRAFASSSQSVEATPAPQNRREFSSSRSLDPEATPITRNTVQSDYGPVRRRRGLPVTDMEVSFSSDPKIVPGDAGSVVSDLEDESTWSLGDYKVSRRRTPGSGSSRQGSQQRFHLDATPSIYGISQDDTAYDKEAIQKRIDRLESALCSMNPPASNESIQTESQVVAPVQPTTGKILAVSPHDAPVVKLWPSESTELYTRQNLGSPVPHRQLMDRFDQVGDVTPRSANHMPTETTVKSSLPIKPSSEQVVFDSKDPHTGITESMEQVDLIQRNERSAPDKYTDATVTIKVAPATAKPKPSPEQANKLQRISACLSLEGPNNIITTKNTSVGPTCHGIRYAQSQEFCSSDKSNLCNQKVASAAILETLPFAVKVEQHVCQNEDKRDTDDTAYAKTSDATNVERLLALEETEDWMVDTGLLEEEAEGSKSLAMKKQKAFVVSREKPKLADPFLKRTNAFVISERTSMTEEDVRYNRWTRKSTSANDDFAKAGSAEQKASQCGRVECLEKRSDPVITELPNFTKVDDAKKASRDSLATCKANILATPEAMDTAPLMSDMYGNNAMTSNLSKHLSIDCQAKDFTPKTLFNPQIASMSTEEFLRISEDKMIGRASHREATEYSCTRTSVDEAGGTPDSSQSSTLKTSRSLVLADRVAHQVQEVLTKYRSLEVRRKGE, encoded by the exons ATGCTCGTGGGCGATCCCGTCCGTTGTCATTCTTGTTCGTCGAGCACCTTTTCTGGTGGCACCCTTTCGAATAGTGTTCGAAGATTCACCTTCCCCTACCAATCTACTACG TGTCAAAGCCGGAACGACCCAGACGACGTCAACTCGACGGCGGGCGTTCTACCGTTCCCAAAAGAAAGGGCGTTCCGGTCGTCGTGGCCAACGAAACTGAAGACCCTGCCGCCAAAggtgaaaaagagaaagacaTTCGCCAAGCGGAACATTTCCCGGACCTTTCGGAATCGTCCCAGGCTGTTTGTGCAAGCCGAAGGGCTCGCAGCGGCTGCCGATGACGCCTCGGACGATGCCCGGATCGATGAGTACGCGTTCGTGTCGCCCACCTATACGGCAGAGACCGAATGGGAGAACGAGTTGGAGTCGGATCTCGAGAGCGCCCCATCTTCGGCCCGCAGTAGCCTCTGTAATCTCGAGTCGGTCATGTCGGCGAGTTCCGCACGCACCTTTTTTGCGTCCAACGTGACTACCCCACTCGGAGGACTTCGCGAAAGCACGATTGTCGAAGAACCGGAGCATCCGGAAGGCCCGTCCGATGAAGAAAGCTTAGTCTACACCTTGCCAACGAAGCCACCCGAAGAAGCAGGTCCCCTGATGCCGGTCAAGTGGCGCAGCAAACGAACCGTGTCCCTACGATCTATTGGAGTACGGCCTCCCGTAGCGTATAATACCAACAATGCATCACAGACGCTTGTCCGTCCAACGCCCAGCGGAACGACGGTCAAACCAACCGTCAAGACTAGGTTTGTAGCCGCCACCGACGAAGCATCCGCGGTGGACCCTTTAACTATCTCGGACTTTTCACGACTGCAACTCCAGGTTAAACTCGACCGTAAACAGCAAAAGCACGCCTCGCGCCTCGAAAAACTGGAAGACCGTCTCCAGGATAAGCAGGGCTACAAGTCGTTGTGGAACGATTACGAAAAGATTCAGGATGACTTGAGCTCCGTCGGAACCGAAGCATCACTCGGAGCCTCCTCCGTGCACTCCTttgatttgaaaaagaccgaTTCGTGGTATTTTGACTTTCAGGACGTCGAATTTGCGTTCGAGTCGCAAGAACCGGACGAAGGTGTTTCACAAGCTAGCCGGTCCTTGCTCTCGGAAGCATCCATGGAAGCTCAAGTCGCCCTCTTTCGACGCAAACGTAAGGAACGcaaaaacaagaaacggGCCTTCGCCAGTTCTTCCCAGTCAGTCGAAGCGACTCCCGCGCCACAGAACCGCCGGGAATTTTCCAGTTCTCGCAGTTTGGATCCCGAAGCGACACCCATTACACGCAACACAGTCCAATCCGATTACGGTCCCGTTCGGCGTCGACGCGGACTCCCGGTGACCGACATGGAAGTGTCATTTTCCAGCGATCCCAAAATTGTCCCCGGGGACGCCGGTTCCGTTGTATCGGATCTTGAAGACGAAAGTACATGGAGTCTAGGAGACTACAAGGTATCACGCCGACGTACACCTGGATCTGGATCATCTCGCCAAGGCAGTCAGCAGCGGTTCCATCTCGATGCCACGCCATCTATTTACGGTATTTCGCAAGACGACACAGCATATGATAAGGAAGCTATTCAGAAACGCATTGATCGGCTTGAATCCGCTTTGTGCAGTATGAATCCGCCTGCTTCCAACGAGTCTATCCAGACCGAATCTCAAGTGGTCGCGCCGGTACAGCCCACTACCGGCAAAATTCTTGCGGTGTCACCGCACGACGCTCCTGTAGTGAAGTTGTGGCCATCCGAAAGTACAGAGTTGTATACGCGCCAAAACTTGGGCTCTCCCGTGCCCCACAGGCAATTAATGGATCGGTTCGATCAAGTCGGGGACGTGACTCCCCGTTCTGCGAATCATATGCCCACAGAAACAACTGTaaagtcgtcgttgccgaTAAAGCCGTCATCGGAGCAAGTTGTCTTTGATTCGAAAGACCCGCACACAGGAATAACTGAGTCCATGGAGCAAGTTGATTTAATCCAAAGGAACGAACGCTCGGCGCCGGACAAGTACACCGACGCAACTGTAACCATAAAAGTAGCACCGGCTACCGCGAAGCCAAAGCCTTCTCCAGAGCAGGCAAATAAGCTCCAAAGGATATCTGCTTGTCTATCGTTGGAAGGACCAAACAATATCATCACTACAAAGAACACGAGCGTTGGACCCACATGCCATGGCATCAGGTATGCGCAGTCTCAAGAATTTTGTTCGTCCGACAAATCGAATTTATGTAATCAGAAAGTTGCTTCTGCAGCCATATTGGAAACCCTGCCTTTCGCTGTAAAAGTAGAGCAGCATGTTTGCCAGAACGAAGATAAGAGGGATACAGACGACACTGCCTACGCAAAAACAAGCGATGCAACTAATGTAGAGCGTCTTTTGGCCCTCGAGGAGACGGAGGATTGGATGGTTGATACGGGTCTATTGGAGGAGGAAGCAGAGGGCTCGAAATCACTGGCGATgaagaagcaaaaagcaTTCGTTGTCTCGCGGGAAAAGCCTAAATTGGCCGACCCTTTCCTCAAAAGGACAAATGCTTTCGTTATATCGGAACGTACGTCAATGACCGAGGAGGACGTTCGGTATAATCGATGGACCCGAAAATCCACTTCTGCTAATGACGACTTTGCAAAGGCGGGCTCCGCTGAACAAAAGGCTTCGCAGTGTGGACGGGTTGAGTGCCTAGAAAAAAGAAGTGATCCAGTAATCACCGAACTGCCGAATTTCACTAAAGTTGATGATGCAAAAAAAGCATCAAGAGACTCACTTGCTACATGCAAAGCCAACATCCTTGCAACGCCTGAAGCAATGGATACTGCTCCATTGATGTCTGACATGTATGGAAACAACGCCATGACCTCTAACCTATCAAAGCATTTGAGTATCGACTGTCAAGCGAAAGACTTCACGCCGAAAACTCTTTTCAATCCTCAAATCGCCTCGATGTCTACAGAAGAATTTCTGCGCATAAGCGAAGATAAGATGATAGGGCGGGCTTCTCACAGGGAAGCAACTGAATATTCGTGCACCAGGACTTCAGTAGACGAAGCTGGCGGCACTCCTGATTCCTCTCAATCATCCACATTGAAAACGTCTCGAAGCCTCGTGTTGGCAGACAGGGTTGCACATCAAGTCCAAGAGGTGCTGACAAAATATCGGTCGCTGGAAGTTCGACGAAAGGGAGAATAA
- a CDS encoding predicted protein — translation NQDRVTVQLFADKTPLAAENFRSLCTGETPSLESSKPLCYRNSIVHRVVPNFCIQAGDFTNGDGTGGRSIYPTGLAYTDMWGKFKDEMPLLKHSRKGLLSMANNGPNQNGSQFFITLRALPHLNGKHVVFGEVIEGMNVVESVGSLATDAKQRPTDVTVLITDCGEI, via the coding sequence AATCAAGATCGAGTGACCGTTCAGCTCTTTGCAGACAAAACCCCGCTAGCAGCAGAGAATTTCCGAAGCTTGTGCACTGGAGAAACGCCGTCATTGGAAAGTAGCAAACCTCTATGTTACCGCAACAGCATTGTCCACCGCGTCGTTCCGAATTTCTGTATTCAGGCCGGTGATTTTACGAATGGCGATGGAACGGGAGGCCGATCTATCTATCCTACGGGGCTTGCCTATACAGACATGTGGGGAAAATTCAAAGACGAAATGCCTTTATTGAAGCACTCCCGAAAAGGTCTGCTATCGATGGCCAACAATGGCCCCAATCAAAACGGAAGCCAATTTTTTATCACACTTCGAGCTCTACCTCACTTGAACGGAAAGCACGTTGTTTTCGGAGAGGTGATTGAAGGTATGAATGTCGTCGAGTCGGTAGGAAGCCTCGCCACTGACGCCAAGCAGCGACCAACAGATGTGACTGTATTAATAACAGACTGCGGTGAaatc
- a CDS encoding predicted protein — protein sequence MIETPIPVDPIPVSSQLHADDAFVSLTVSTAEAMNPTRRNTMEDRYVIHAPGTWNAPDPDMAYLAVYDGHGGRDMVDFLEHGMAYHVAQELTDQTDDAPITTRLERAFLMADIHSKHAGITTSGATVAVCLVQRDPSTPQKLRIFTANAGDSRIVLGHDGEATRLTLDHRVDDPKEIARIQKAGGFIFKGRVMGVLAVTRSLGDHIFKTFVIAHPAVRELDLQLESGSVEPSFLIIACDGLYDVMTDKEAVDLVRNFAGEREDAAQFLVQQALRRGTTDNVTAIVAWLE from the exons ATGATCGAAACGCCCATACCTGTAGACCCCATTCCGGTTTCAAGTCAGCTCCACGCCGACGATGCTTTCGTCTCCTTGACGGTCAGTACGGCCGAAGCCATGAACCCGACTCGACGGAATACAATGGAAGACCGCTACGTTATCCACGCCCCTGGCACGTGGAATGCTCCCGACCCCGACATGGCGTATTTGGCGGTGTATGATGGACACGGCG GCCGTGACATGGTGGACTTTCTGGAACATGGAATGGCCTATCACGTTGCCCAAGAGTTGACGGACCAAACCGACGACGCCCCAATCACCACCAGGCTTGAAAGGGCCTTTCTTATGGCCGACATTCATTCGAAACACGCAGGGATCACAACATCCGGGGCTACTGTAGCCGTATGTCTCGTACAG AGAGACCCGTCCACTCCCCAGAAACTCCGTATCTTTACTGCCAATGCCGGAGACTCTCGGATTGTATTAGGTCACGACGGGGAAGCAACGCGTTTGACGCTAGACCATCGTGTGGATGATCCGAAAGAAATAGCTCGTATCCAAAAAGCTGGTGGCTTCATCTTCAAGGGCCGAGTTATGGGGGTTTTGGCTGTAACTCGGAGTCTAGGGGATCACATTTTCAAAACCTTTGTCATTGCGCACCCGGCGGTTCGTGAATTAGACCTTCAACTGGAGAGCGGCTCCGTTGAACCCAGTTTTCTCATCATCGCCTGCGATGGATTGTATGATGTCATGACAGACAAAGAAGCCGTCGACTTAGTGCGGAACTTTGCGGGGGAGAGAGAAGATGCTGCACAGTTTTTGGTGCAGCAGGCACTGCGGAGAGGGACTACAGACAACGTAACTGCAATTGTGGCTTGGCTCGAGTAG
- a CDS encoding predicted protein has translation MDCGGDFTDRLFSRVANFEGLKALDIGCGTGDIAFRLAELVGANGHVTAIDINRDALEVAKGRASDRDLKNINFKAESIEDLAQSEYKFDIVTCRRVLMYLPNQVESMRIVRNALKPNGRLLIQEHDATVMQSSVNLPLHAKARAWIWDTVKAEGANLGTGFDLYSILADAGFAHCEIMVEAVVETPAQTSQTVNIVRALIPRIVKAEVATEEEIQVETLENRLIAERKEKNATFVKELVFGAIAHNGN, from the coding sequence ATGGATTGTGGCGGAGATTTCACCGATAGACTTTTTAGTCGTGTCGCTAATTTTGAAGGTTTAAAAGCACTGGATATCGGATGTGGGACAGGCGATATAGCCTTTCGACTTGCGGAATTGGTTGGAGCAAACGGACATGTGACGGCCATTGATATCAATCGTGATGCACTTGAGGTTGCTAAAGGGCGAGCCAGTGACCGCGATCTGAAGAATATCAATTTTAAAGCTGAAAGCATCGAAGATTTGGCACAATCTGAATACAAATTTGATATTGTGACCTGCCGCAGAGTATTGATGTATTTGCCTAACCAAGTGGAATCCATGCGTATTGTGCGCAATGCGCTTAAACCCAATGGTCGTTTGTTGATACAGGAACATGATGCAACCGTCATGCAATCCAGTGTGAACTTGCCCCTTCATGCAAAAGCACGAGCGTGGATATGGGATACAGTCAAAGCAGAGGGCGCGAACCTAGGAACAGGTTTCGACCTCTACAGCATTCTTGCTGACGCAGGGTTTGCACACTGTGAGATTATGGTGGAGGCTGTTGTCGAGACGCCAGCCCAGACCTCACAAACGGTGAACATTGTAAGAGCATTGATTCCGCGCATCGTTAAAGCGGAAGTGGCGACAGAAGAGGAGATACAAGTCGAAACGCTAGAAAACAGGCTGATTGCTGAGAGAAAAGAGAAGAATGCAACTTTTGTTAAAGAACTTGTGTTTGGAGCAATTGCTCATAATGGGAATTAG
- the PSY gene encoding phytoene synthase (first committed step of the carotenoid biosynthetic pathway; more similar to red algae than to higher plants; chloroplast precursor): MKVSTKLCYAVCTCAPLLTRAWIGNKMHFSGVPGTNTYGLSTPTSLFSLATPPQSSGKSSSAAQKSQQHEQIEMGRVLEGGQVIDFSSVKASSHAEHALAQARHHLLQKSPSPTWDGRTILGINDDVIAEVGHDLGTFCTSAQVQEVAAYLRSQAPAGLFEPLPKHLQPQTDNAPSLDSSLVSSNDSAETLKYREIMAQAYFESGEVTSAFAKTFYMGTMLLDEPAREAIWAVYVWCRRTDEIVDAPRDDGDDMLEDLSSWELRLERLWQYGQVQDVFDLCLLDLRIQYPTLDITPFMDMIRGMLMDVPELGVDRYEAFDELHLYCYRVAGTVGLMSLPVFGCADGFNDEVAREPALSLGVAFQLTNILRDVGEDASERGRVYLPQEDLRRFGVTEEQIFAQKVDENYINMMKFQIARARMYYERARRGVFMLAPESRLPVQSSLDAYGRILDKIEANGYDSLTKRAYVDKWEKLSIIPFSWYRTQDISQWLPLPGDRPVQLDQV; encoded by the exons ATGAAAGTTTCGACAAAGCTCTGTTATGCGGTATGCACCTGTGCACCCCTGTTGACACGGGCTTGGATTGGCAACAAGATGCATTTCTCGGGGGTTCCTGGAACGAACACCTACGGCTTAAGTACTCCAACATCGCTTTTTTCTCTGGCGACGCCGCCTCAAAGTTCTGGGAAGAGCAGCAGTGCAGCGCAAAAATCCCAACAGCATGAACAAATAGAGATGGGACGTGTCTTGGAAGGAGGACAGGTGATTGACTTTTCCTCCGTCAAGGCCTCATCCCACGCCGAACATGCTTTAGCGCAAGCCCGACATCACTTGCTGCAAAAATCTCCCTCACCAACCTGGGATGGGCGTACTATTTTAGGGATTAACGACGATGTGATTGCCGAAGTCGGGCACGATTTGGGTACTTTTTGCACTTCGGCACAAGTGCAAGAAGTCGCAGCCTACTTGCGTTCGCAAGCACCGGCCGGGCTCTTCGAACCCTTGCCCAAACATCTACAACCTCAAACTGACAACGCTCCTTCCCTGGATTCCTCTCTGGTTAGTTCGAACGATAGTGCAGAAACTTTAAAGTATCGCGAAATCATGGCCCAGGCATATTTTGAATCCGGTGAAGTCACGAGCGCGTTTGCCAAAACTTTTTACATGGGCACCATGTTGCTGGACGAACCAGCCCGCGAAGCCATTTGGGCCGTCTATGTTTGGTGTCGACGAAcggatgaaattgttgatgCTCCGCGTGATGATGGAGACGACATGCTGGAAGACCTGTCGTCGTGGGAATTGCGATTGGAGCGTTTGTGGCAATACGGACAAGTACAGGATGTCTTTGACCTGTGCTTGCTAGATCTTCGAATCCAGTATCCCACCTTGGACATTACGCCATTTATGGACATGATCCGCGGTATGCTGATGGATGTTCCCGAGCTGGGTGTGGACCGGTACGAGGCGTTTGATGAGCTGCACTTGTATTGCTACCGCGTTGCAGGCACAGTAGGATTGATGAGTCTACCTGTTTTTGGATGTGCTGACGGATTCAACGATGAAGTGGCAAG AGAACCAGCACTGTCACTGGGCGTGGCGTTCCAATTGACGAACATTCTGCGCGACGTAGGCGAAGATGCTAGTGAACGAGGGCGCGTGTATTTGCCGCAGGAAGACCTTCGTCGCTTCGGCGTTACAGAGGAGCAGATTTTTGCCCAAAAAGTGGACGAAAACTATATCAACATGATGAAATTCCAAATCGCCCGTGCCCGCATGTATTACGAACGGGCACGAAGAGGTGTATTCATGCTGGCCCCGGAATCGCGTCTGCCCGTTCAATCGTCTTTGGATGCTTACGGTCGTATtctcgacaaaattgaagccAACGGATACGACTCGTTGACTAAGCGCGCGTATGTGGATAAGTGGGAAAAGCTGTCCATAATACCGTTTTCTTGGTACCGGACGCAAGACATTTCTCAATGGCTGCCACTTCCCGGCGATCGCCCGGTCCAATTGGATCAAGTATGA